A stretch of DNA from Dehalococcoidia bacterium:
GCGCCATCCAGGGGACCGGCGCCGCGGCATACGAGGTCTACCGGACGGCTCCGAGCGGCGACCTGGCGAAGGTGCGCATCGTGGCGCTGGCTGCAGACGGCGAAAAGCGGGGCGAAATCCGCATGCTCGTCGGCCGCCGGACGTACGACCAGTACTTCACAGAGGACCCGATCTTCCGTCACATCGAGGAGCACGCGGCCACGGCCTAGGCGCGTCCCATCCCCCATTCGATGGCGTTGCGGAGGAGCGTCACGAAGGCCGGTTGCTCCCAGGTGACTCGCAGCACCGGCGGTGTCTTGCCTTCGGGGTCGACGCTGCTATCGACGAAGGGCTGGCTGTTGGTGTCCGGCGTGTGGCAATGGCCCAGCGCGATGTAGGTGACGCCGCCGTCGCCGAGGTCGCGAGAGAAGCCGAGCACCCGCGTCTTGCCGTCGGGCTGTAGCGCCGTATCTTCGTCGTACAGGAAACCGAAGCCGGGCGGCGACGAGTCCGGCCCCAGCTCCGCGGTCAGCAGCAGGCGCGTCGAACCCGGGTCTTGCAGCTCGATCATGTAAGGCTCGTCCACGGTCTCGAAGGACTCAGGCAGGTCCCTGGTGAGAATGCCGTCGCGTCCGGCGACGTCGACGCGGAAGCGGCGGACCGGCGGGTGGTTGATGAAGAACCCGCCGAGCGTCTCATGGTGAGAGGTCTTGACCATGCGCCGCCGCCGCCCTTCGCCGGTACGGACGGCGCGGCCGCCGGCGGTACCGTGCAGCGCCAGCCAGCGCCCGCCCGCGGCAATCCACTGCTTGAGGAAGCGATTTTGCTCCTCGTCGGGATAGGGCCCGGCGACGTAGGTGATCAGCAGCCGGCTGACGTCCAGCCATTTGCCGATCTCGTGGAAGTCGTTGCCCACACTGGCCCGGACCTCCGCGTCGCGCAGGAGCTCCAGGATCCGCAGGCGGGCGTAATCGTGGTCGTGGCCGGCGGAGGCGCCCGGCGGGAAGCCACCGGTGATCACGTGGGCTCGGGAGGGAAGGGCCATCGTCTCACCTCGGTCGTTCTCGGTGCGGGCATGATAGCGGAGGCCAGCGTGGAGCGCTGAGGGCGAGAGGCGGGGAATGCGGAGCCGCCGCCCCGCCAGCGGCCATGGCGAGCAGCCCGCTGCCTGCGGCAATCCACCCGGAAACTCTGCGCTCTGTACTAGAATGGGCCACCATGTTCACGCGGGTAGACCACATCGGCATCGTCGCACCGTCCTGGGACGTGGCGCGCGGGCTCTTGCTGGACCAGTTCGGCCTGGCGATCAATGAGGACCGGACATCGCTGCCGGACGGCAACTACTACCGGCCCGGGAACACGCGCATCTTCTTCGTGAAGACGCCGCTGGGCGAAACGGACGTGGAGGTGCTGATCCCGCTGGACGACACAAGCGGCATCGCGCGGTACCTGGCGCGGCGTGGCCCCGGCCTCCACCACCTCTGCTACGCCTCCGACGACCCGAGAGAAGACGCGCGCCGGCTGCGCGAGCTGGGCCTGGAGCAGATCATGGAGAGCGGGGACGTGGGGCCGGAGAGCGCGCCCTTCTTTCACCCGCGCACCGCCCTCGGCATACTCACCGAGATCGTGCGGGACCGGCGGCTGCCGCGGACAGGATGAGAGGGCCGCGCCGCCGGCCGGGTGACTAGGGGCTAGCAAGGAGTAGAGGTGACAGCGCAGAGACCGAAACCAATCCCGCAGTGGACACCTGAGACGCAGCCCTTCTGGGAGGCCTGCAAACGCCACGAGCTAATGATCCAGCGCTGCCAGGACTGTTCCCGCTTCTACTTCTATCCCAGGCCGTACTGCCCCCACTGCTTGTCCGACCGGACGGAGTGGACGCGGGTCTCCGGCCGCGGGACCCTGCACACCTACGTCATCAACCACCGGCCGGCGCCCGGATTCGAAGCCGAGGCGCCGTACGTGATAGCCATCGTCAAGCTGGCGGAAGGGCCCCACCTGATGTCGAATGTCGTCGGGGTGGAGCCAAAGCCGGAGAACCTCCCCGTCGGCCTCGAACTGGAGGTCGTGTTTGACGACGTGAACGACCAGGTGGCCATCCCGAAGTTCCGGCCAGCGAGGAGCTAGAGATGCCTACGGACCTGCGACATAAGGTTGCGATCATCGGGGCGGCCGAAACGGACGAACTCGGCGTGATCCCGAACATGTCGGCGTTGCAACTGGCAGCGAACGCGGCCCGGAACGCCATCCTGGACGCCGGCCTGACCAAGGACCAGATCGACGGGGTCGCGTCGGCCAGCGCGTCGCCCGTCGCGCTCGCGGACTATCTCGGTATTGTGCCCTCCTACATCGACGGCACGTCGGTGGGCGGGTCGTCATACATGATCCACGTGGCGCACGCCGTGGCGGCGCTGGAGGCTGGTTACTGCAACTATGTGCTCATCGCCCACGGCGAGAGCGGCCGGTCGCGCGTCGGCGTCGGCGGCTTTGGCGGCGGCGGCGGCGCCAACATGGCGGCGCAGTTCGAGGCGATCTACGGCGCTTTCGGCCCGCCCTCGACCTTCACCGTGCCGATAGTCGCGCACATGCACAAATACGGCACTACCGAGGAGCAGCTGGCGTCCGTTGCGGTGGCGACGCGGGCATGGGCGGTGAAGAACAGGCGCGCCATGATGCGCGAGCCGATTACGGTCGAGGATGTCCTGAACTCGCGCATGATCGCCTGGCCGGTGCGGCTCCTGATGTGCTGCCTGGTGACCGACGGCGGCGGAGCCCTGGTCCTGACTACGGCGGACAGGGCACGGGACGCGCGCAAGAAGCCGGTATACGTGCTGGGCACGGGCGAGGGCGCCGAAAACGTGATGATCAGTTCGATGCGCGATTTTACGGAGTCGCAGGCCTTCGCGAAGTCAGCGGAGCGGGCCTTCCGGCTGTCCGGCATAGAGCGCAAGGACGTCGACCATCTCATGCTGTACGACGCCTTCGTCCATACTCCGATGTACGCGCTGGAGTCCCTGGGCTTCGTCAAGCCCGGCGAGAGCGGCCCGTTCTTCGCGGAGATGCGGTCGGCGCCGGGAGGCGACCTGCCGATTAACACCAACGGCGGCGGTCTCTCCTACACTCACACGGGCATGTACGGCATGTTCGCGCTCCAGGAGAGCGTGCGGCAGCTCCGCGGCGAGGCAGACGCGCAGCTGGACGACGTCGAGATCAGCATCGCGCACGGGCCCGCGGGCTTCTTCGCCGCCGCAGGCACGGTGGTGATGACGAACCAGTAGGGGTCGCGGGAGGTACTCCCGGCGCCTCGAGCCAAGGGCGGGCGCCGCGCTTACCCTGCTTTCGGACTGGCCGGGGCGGCCGCGGTCCCGCTGCTGCCCGGCACCCGGCGCTCGATCCTGAGGCCGCCCATGACGGTGGTCGCCTTGATGCGCAGCTCCGGGCCGCTGGCGTCCTGCGGCTCGGGCGATGGCTGGGCGCCGCCAAGGATGTTCCTGTGGGCGAGCGTGACCGGCCAGGTGGCGGGCACGATGACCACGGTGCCGCCCATCAGGGTCACGACGCTCAGGTCGGCGCCGCCAGCGGCCAGCGTGGCGTCCCGCAGGTCGAGCACCAGGCCGCCGAAGCACCAGGCGATGGAGCCGCCGCGGAACGCGGCCGCCGTGCTCCGCATCACAAGGCCGTCGCCGAGCGACACGAAGCGGACTTCGTTCGCGTCCGCCGGCGCCCTGGTCAGACCCGCTGTCTCGAGCGCCCAGCGCACGAGGACAAGGGGGCCGCCGACAAGCGCATGGAGAAGGAGGACCCGGGCCAGGAAGCTGAGGACGCGCTTCATGGCCAGACTATAACGCCAGGGGGACGGCTGACAGGCCGGGGTGGCTGGCGGGCGGAACCGGGTGGAGTGCTCAGGCGTTGGATGCGCGCGCCGCCTGAATGCTCCGGCCTTGCGACAGCCATTCGTAGAAGCGCTCGACGAGCACCGCGGGCGCGGTCTTGCGCGGCGCGAATAGCCAGGGCCGTTGCTCGTAGGCAGAGACGGGAAGGGCCTCGCCGCCGGCGTCGGCTACGCACTTCGCCAACTCGGCGGCAGACATCCTCGACTTGCGCATGAGGTAGAAGACGGGATGGAAGTAGCCCATTTGCGGGCCGAAGATCATCTCGAAGTCCTCGCGGGCGTCGGAGGCGTAGTGGCGCTCCTGTATTATCCGCGCCAACTCGCTTTCTCCGATGTCGACCAGCAGCCACCACTCACCGGAGTCGAGCCGGGAGAGTATGAGCTGGCGGATGTCTTCTTCGTCCAGGGCCATGCGGGGACCTCCAGGAGGGCATTCCTTCTCTTTCAGTGTAATCGGCGCGTGTTTCGCCTATGTTAAGTTTCCGCCACGTCCCGGCGCCCGTACCTCTTCGGGAGCCTCGCGCCGAGCAACGGCGTCGGCCTCAAGGCTTCTGTCCCTGAGGCGGCGCTTTTGCGCTGCCGATGCCAGGCAGGCTTCCTCGAGCGAGTCCAGGCGCCTTGCGGGCCGGAGCCCTCTCGCCGCGGTCAAGTGCTGTGCCAGCGGTACTCCTGCGGCTTGCGTCCGGCCCGCGGATGGATGACGACGTTCACCAGCGATGGGCCTTCGACGGCCATGGCCTGCTTGAGGGCTGGCATCAGCTTGTCCGGCGAGTCGGCGTAGAAGCCGGCGCCCCCGAAAGCCTCGATCACCTTTTCGTAGTGCGCGTCCCAGGACAACATCGATGGCGGCGGCTGGCGGTCCGGCCGTGGCCCCTCGATGAAGCCGCCGCCGATGCCGCCGTTGTTCATGACGATGAAGGTGATCGGCAGCTTGTGGCGGCAGGCCGTCTCGACCTCCATGCCGCTGAACCCGAAGGCGGAGTCGCCCTGGAGGTCGACTATGCGCTTGCCGGGGTTCGTAACGGCAGCGGCGATCGCGAAGCCGAGGCCGACGCCCATGGTGCCGTAGGAGCCGGCGTCGAGGCGGCGGCGCGGCTCGTCATGGTCGAGGACCGAACGGCTGATGTCCATGGTGTTCGCGCCCTCTGCGACGAGAATGGCGTCATCGGGCATGGCGTCGCGGATGTCGCGCAGGGCGCGGTAGTAGTTCATGGGCGTGGAGTCGTCGTTCATCATCGACTCGATCTCGAGGCGGTTCTCGCGCACGCGGCGCTCCAGGCTAGTGCGCCACGTGGTCTCCGGCGGGTACTGCCACGGGTCTTCCTCCAGGGCAGCGTTCAGCTGCCGCAGCACGGCCTTGCCGTCGCCGACCAGAGCGGCGGCCGCCGGCACGTTGGTGCCGATCTCCTCGGCGCTGACGTCCAGCTGGACCACCTTTACGTCTGGCCGGAAGCGCGGCGGCAGGCCGAAGTGCAGGATCCAGTTGAGCCTGGCGCCCAGGAGCACGACGGCGTCCGCGTTCTGCAGGGCGTAGGTCCTGGCGCCGGCGACCGAGAGGGGGTGGCTGTCCGGCACGACGCCCTTGGCCATGGGGGTCGGCAGGAAGGGCACCTGCGTCCGTTCGACGAACTCGCGCACCTCGGCCTCGGCCCGAGCCCAGGCCATGCCCTTGCCGACGATGATGAGCGGCTGCTCCGCCTTCTTGAGCACCGCCAGGGCCGCGGCCACGTCCTGTTCGTTGGCCTGGGGCCGCGGCGGCGGGCCGACGGTCGCGGCCGGCGTCACGGACTCCTCCTCGACCTCGCCCAGGATGATGTCGTCCGGCATATCGAGGTAGGCGGCGCCGGGCCTTCCGTAGAGCGAGGTGCGCACGGCCTGTTCTACGTAAAAGGGAATGCGGTCGACGCGCTCGACGGCATGGACGTACTTGGCATAGGGCTTTGCGGCCGCGACCTGGTCCTCCTCCTGGAAGGCGCCCATGCCGTTGTGGTGAGTCTCGCTGGCGCCGCCGATGAGGATCATGGGCCAGTTGTTGGCTTTGGCGTTCGCCAGGCCGGCGAGGGCGTGGATGACGCCCGGGCCCGAGACGACGAGACAGGCCTGGGGCCGGCCGGTGAGGTAGCTCGCGGCCTGGGCGGCGTAGGAGGCGGCCTGCTCGTTACGCATGCCGATGTAGCGGATGCCCTCCCGCTGGGCGGCGTTACCAACGGGCTGCACGGGAAAGCCGACGATGCCAAACATGTAGTCGACGCCCTGCTGCTTCAGGCTGCGGGCCAGCAGCGTCGCGCCATTGATCGTGCCCATGTACGTGTCTCCTCCGTGGCGTAGCTTCAGCGGGCCTTAAGAATACGCAAAGCGCTGCAGCGCTCAACCCCCGGCGCCTGCTGGCGCCTGCCGAGCGCGCCCCTTACAGTCCGGTCCGTGAGAAGACGGTTGCGGTGCTGACCTTGCGCGCGGCCGACGTCAGGAAGCCTTCGGTGAAAAGCCGCTAAGCGGGCGGGCCGCCAATAACGCACTTCTCGCGCAGGTCCTGCAGGTCCGCTTCCGTCAGGCCAAGCTCCTGCGTTAGCACCTCTGCGGAGTGCTCGCCGAGCAGCGGCGGGCGCACCAGGGGCACCTCCGACTCCGGCAGGCGCAGCGGCGAGCGCATGAGCAGGACCTCGCCCGCCTCGGGGTGGTCTACCTTCTGGAAGAAGCCGCGGGCGTGCAGGTGAGGGTCGCTGAAGACGTCGACGGTGTCGTAGATGGCGCTGACGGGGACGTCCGCGGCTGCCAGCTCGTGCATGGCCTCGAATTTCGAGCGCGCCATCGTCCACTCCTCGATCTCGGTCCGGAGCAGGCGCGCGTTCTCCATTCGCGAGCGGCCGGTGGCGAAACGCGGGTCGTCGGCAAGGTGAGGCTTGCCGATGGCCACGCAAAGCGCGTCCCACATGCGCGTGGTGGCGACGTGGATGTAGATGTAGTCGTTCGGCCCGCCGGGGGCGCAAGGGTACATGCCCGTGGGCGCGCCGCCGGCGCTGCCGCGACGCTGGGCCGGCCGGCCGCTGTTCCATTCGGTCACGGGCCTCGTCTTCATGAAGGTGAGCGTCGCCTCTTGCATGGACATGTCGATGAGCTGGCCGACGCCCTCGCGTTGCTGCTGGACGAAGGCGGCTGTAATCGCCAGCGCCATCTGGGCGCCCGTGCCTGAGTCGGCAAGAGTTGCGCCCGGCTGGGTCGGCGGTCCGTCGGCCTCGCCGGTCACCGAGAAGATGCCGGCAGCCGCCTGGGCGAGAGGGTCGAAGACCTTGTAGTCGGCATAGGGGCCGCTGCCGCCGAAGCCCTTGATGCGCGCGTAGATGATCGAGGGGTTGAGGCTTCTGAGCGCCTCGTAGCCGATGCCCAGCTTCTCGATCACCCCGGGACCGAAGTTCTCTACGAAGACGTTGAAGCGCGGCACGAGCCGGCAGAAGATGTCACGGCCCTCTGGCTTCGAGAGGTCGAGCACGAGGCTGCGCTTGTTGGCGTTGTAGTTCAGGAAGTACTGCGAGTCCGAGGTGCCACGACGAAAGGCGATGCGGCCCGGGTCGCCCTGCGGCGACTCAATCTTCACGACGTCAGCCCCGAGCCAGGCCAGGAACTGCGTGCACGAGGTCCCCGCCTCGTACTGAGTCATGTCCAGAACGCGCATACCGGTTAGCGCAGGCATCGATTTGGCCTCGTCATTTTGAATCTATTTGAGGGGTTGATAAGCAATGTGCGGACATTTTATCATTCGGCACCCCTCAAGACCGGAGACGTCAGATGAGCGACTACTGGGAGCGGATCATACGACAGCGGCCCAGCCGGCGTCGCCTGCTCGCCGGGGCGGGCGCGGCCGGCGCGGGGATCGCCGCGATAAGCCTCGCCGGTTGCGGCGGCGGGAGCACGGCGCGTCTTTCGTCGGGGCAGGACGAAGGCGGCGTGATCTCGAAGCCTGTCGACACGACGAAGGAGGCGAAGCCGGGCGGCGTAATCCAGACGAGGGCGACGCTGGACGTCCCCGGCTTCGACGTGCTGCAGGCGACTTCGACCAACACCTATACGCTGGTCGGCGACTTCGCTTACAGCCGGCTCCTGAAGATGAAGCCCGGGCACATGGAGCCGGCGCGCGGAGAGCCCGAGGGCGACCTGGCCCAGTCATGGGAGCTTCTCGATGGCGGCCTGACGCTGGTCGTCAAGCTCAAGCCAGAGGCGAAGTGGGACCCGCGGCCTCCGACCAACGGCCGCGCCGTCACCGCCCGGGACGTCGTATTCAGCTGGAACAAGTACGAGACGGTCGGCCGGACCAGGGCGCGCCTCGCAAACAAGGCCAACCCCGATGCCCCCGTAATGTCCGCGACCGCGATCGACGAGCGGACGGTGCAGTTCAGGCTCGCATTCCCCTTCGCGATCCTGGAACCGCTGCTGGCTTCGAACGAAGACCTCTACATCCAGCCGCAGGAAGCGGATGGCGGCTTCGACCCGAAATCGACCGTGCGCGGCTCCGGCGCCTACATGGTCACGAACTACCAGCAGTCGCTCTCGCTCTCCTATCGCAAGAACCCGAACTGGTACCGCAAGGACCTCCCCTTCGTCGACGGGTACGACATCTACATCCTGCCGGAGTACGCGGCCGCGGTGTCCCAGTTCCGGGCCGGGACGATCTTCACCAGCGTGGTGCGGCAGGAGGACGTGGTCCAGACGAAGAAGGACATCCCGGAGCTCCTGCTCAGGCTTTCGGAATCGCTAAGCACGATCTGGCGGCGGGCTCACTTCGGCTGGAACCATCCTGACAACAAGATGTTCCTGGACGAGCGCGTCCGCCGGGCGATGTCCATGTCCTGGGACCGCGACAGCTTCGACCGCATCTTCGGCAACGCCGACCAGTTCGAGGCCGAAGGGCTGCCCTTCTCCAACCGCTGGTCCTCTCACATTACGGGAGGCTGGGACGGGTGGTGGATCGACCCGAAAGACCCGAAGGAATTCGGGTCCGCCTCGAAGTGGTTCCAGCACGACATTGCCGAAGCGAAGAAGCTCCTGGCGGCTGCCGGCCACCCGAACGGCATCGACTCGGAGCTGAGCTACATCAGCGGCGCCTTCTACGGCACCGACTGGCAGAACCGCTGGGAAGTCCTCAGTGGCATGATGCGCGAGGCAGGCATCCGCCTGCGCACCAACATCACCGACTACAACACGGAGCACCTGCCCATCTACTCGATCGGAAACCTCTTCAAAGGCATCTCGGCCAGCATCGCCTCGCCGACTTCGCATCCAATCGCGCACCTCACGCAGGAGTTCGCGCGTGTAGGGGCGCCGGTGGGGAGGGGCGCGGGCGGCCAGCCCGAGCCCGGGTACGTCGAGGGCCAGCCGCTGTCGGGCATCGACCCCAAGCTGAACGAGATGGCGGCGAGGCTCCGGCGCGAGCTCGACCACAAGAAGCAGGTCGAGCAGGTAAAGGACTACCAGCGCTATCTGGGCGACAAGATGTACGACATCCCGATGCCGGGATACAGCTACACGTACAGCCTCACCTGGCCCTTCGTCATGAACCTTGGTGTCTACCGGACGTGGGTCGCGACGGCGTCCGGGCCTCAGGAGGGGTCGCTCTACCTCTGGCTCGACCGGACGCACCCGAAGTTCAAGCAACTGTAGGGCGGGCCGCGGGAAATGGAGAACACATGAAGGGCATTACCGAGCGCCTCGCGGAGTTCGCCTCGTCGCTGGAGTTCGAGGACCTGCCGTCGGATGTCGTCCTGGGCGCCAAGCGCGCCCTCCTCGACACCATCGGGGTCATGCTAGCGGGCGTGCACGAAGAGGGAAGTGACATCGTCTTCGAGTACGCGCGCTCGCTGGCGGCGTCGCCGGAGGCCACTGTCGTAGGCTCCGGGCTCCGCACCTCGGCCGCCTATGCGGCGCTCAGCAACGGCGCCTTCGGCCACGCGCTCGACTTCGATGACGTCAACGGCAGCATGCGAGGGCATCCGAGCGTCCCGCTGGCGCCGGCCGTGCTCGCCATCGCCGAGAAGTTGGGGCTTTCCGGCCAGGCGGTGCTGACAGCGTTCGCGGGCGGCTTCGAAGTCGAGTGCAAGCTCGGGCGCGCCCTGGGCCCCAGCAGCTACCGCAGAGGCTGGCACGCTACTTCCGTGCTCGGCTCTCTAGGGGCGGCCGCCGCCTGCGCGAACCTCCTCGGCCTCGGTAGCGAGCGGACGCGCCACGCCCTCGGGATCGCCGCCTCCATGGCGTCGGGGAGCCGCCAGAACTTCGGCACCATGACGAAGCCGCTGCACGCCGGCCTCGCCGCCCGCGCCGGGGTCGAGTCCGCCTTGCTGGCCGCCGGGGGCTTCACGGCCGACCCGGAGATAGTGGAAGCGCCCCTCGGCTTCGGCGCCCTGTTCTCTCCCGCGGATGACTTCCGTCCGGAGGGCCTCGGCGACTTCGGGGAGCCGTGGGACATCGTGACGCCGGGGATCAGCGTGAAGAAGTACCCCTGCTGCTACATGACCCACCGGGCGCTGGACGCCACTCTGAAGGCATCAGGCGCGCGGCCGGTGGCCGGGGACGAAGTCAGTCAAATCATCGTGCGCGTCCCGGAAGGTTCCACCTCGGCGCTGATCCACCACAGGCCCCAGACGGGCCTGGAGGGCAAGTTCAGTCTGGAGTACTGCGTCGCCGCGGCGGTTCTGGACGGCGCGGTCCGCTTTCGCTCGTTCGAGGACGAGGCCGTGAGACGGCCGGAAGCGCAGGAGCTGCTGCGGCGCGTGGAGGTGGTATACGCGCCCCGGGAGGAGCGCGGACCGCAACCGGCGGCCGTGACCGTGCGCCTGCGCGACGGCAGCGAACTGAGCGGCGAGGTGTTCGTCGAGCATGGCAGCGCGGCGGACCCGCTGTCGTGGGAGGAGCTGGAGGCGAAGTATCGCGACTGCGCATCCAGGATCCTCCGGCAGGAGCAGGTCCAGGCCTCCTATGAGATGATCAGCCGGCTCGAATCGCTCAGGCGGGTCGAGGACCTGATGATGGCGCTGGCAGTGTCCGACTAGGACACCTCGGACGGCTACGGGAGCTCAGGCAGGGCAGGAGTATCAATGGCTCAGAATGACTATGACGTGATCGTGGTGGGGGCTGGAAACGCTGCCCTCACGGCCGCATGGGCGGCGAAGCAGGAGGGGGCGAACGTCGTCGTCCTCGAGAAGGCGCCGGTCGCCCTGCGCGGCGGGAACACGCGCTTTACGACGGGCGCGGTGCGCTTCGCCTACAACTCCTTCGAAGACGTTGCGGCGCTGATGCCAGACCTCAGCCCGGCGGAGGCCGAGGCTCTCGAGGTGATCCCCTACACCAAGGACGACTTCTACAACGACCTGATGCGAGTCACAGAGGGCCTCGCCGACCCGGAGCTGAGCGAGCTGCTGGTCACGCAGTCCTATCCGACCGTGCGCTGGATGACGGATATGGGCATGCAGTGGGAATTCGGCCAGATCCGGAGGGCGATGGAGCACGGGCGCCGGGCGCGGATCAACTCCATGATCCGGTCGAAGGGCGCCGGCCTGGGCATGAGCGAGTGCCAGTTCGAGATCACCGAGCGCCTCGGCATCCCGGTGCATTACGAGGCCAAGGGCATGAAGCTGGTCACCGACGACAGCCTCAATGTGACCGGCATAAAGGTGCGCTACCCCGACGGCGTGCGTGACCTGCACGCGGCATCGATCGTGCTGGCCTGCGGCGGCTTCGAGGCGAACAAGGAGCTGCGCGTCCGCTACATGGGGCCGAAGTGGGACGAGGTGGTGGTGCGCGGCACGAAGTACAACACCGGCGAGGGGCTGATGATGGCCATCGAGCTCGGCGCGCAACCTATCGGCCAGTGGAGCTTCGGCCACACGACGCCGGTCGACGCGAACTCGCCGAAATTCGGCTCGCTGGAGCTCACGGACCACACGCGCCGGGCATCGTACATGTACGGGATCATGGTGAACGAGAACTGCGAGCGCTTCGCGGACGAGGGCGAGGACTTCATGCCCTACACCTACGCGAAGTACGGCAGCCTGGTGCAGGACCAGCCCCACCGGCTAGCTTTCCAGATCTTCGACCAGAAGGGCATCCCCCACATCGAGACCCTGTACTACGCCACCGGCGTGCCGGTGGAGGCCGACACGATCGAAGAGCTCGCCGAAGGACTGGGGCTCGACCCGGCGAAGCTCTCGAAGGTGGTGGAAGAGTACAACGCCTCTTGCGACGACTCCACGGAGTTCCGGGTCGGGGTGAAGGACGGAAAGCGCACCTACGGCCTTCAGCCTGATAAGACGAACTGGGCCCAGAAGCTGGACACCCCGCCGTACGTCGGCTACCCGGTGACCGCCGGACTGACATTCACGTACGGCGGCGTGAAGATCAACCGCCGCGGGGAGGTGGTCGACACGGAGGACAACGTGATCCCCGGCCTCTATGCCGCGGGCGAGCTCACGGGCGGCTTCTTCTACTTCAACTACCCCGGCGCCTCCGGCCTCATGCGCGGCGCCGTAACGGGGCGCATAGCCGGCACCAACGCAGCAAGGCGCGCCCTGGGGAGGGAGCCCTGGACACCTTAGTCTGCGTGAAGGCGGTCGAACGCGAACCGCCGCGAGCACGCGATGGGCCAGCGGGCCCGGCCTTCGAGCGCGCGAGCGCCGCCCC
This window harbors:
- the tcuA gene encoding FAD-dependent tricarballylate dehydrogenase TcuA, translating into MAQNDYDVIVVGAGNAALTAAWAAKQEGANVVVLEKAPVALRGGNTRFTTGAVRFAYNSFEDVAALMPDLSPAEAEALEVIPYTKDDFYNDLMRVTEGLADPELSELLVTQSYPTVRWMTDMGMQWEFGQIRRAMEHGRRARINSMIRSKGAGLGMSECQFEITERLGIPVHYEAKGMKLVTDDSLNVTGIKVRYPDGVRDLHAASIVLACGGFEANKELRVRYMGPKWDEVVVRGTKYNTGEGLMMAIELGAQPIGQWSFGHTTPVDANSPKFGSLELTDHTRRASYMYGIMVNENCERFADEGEDFMPYTYAKYGSLVQDQPHRLAFQIFDQKGIPHIETLYYATGVPVEADTIEELAEGLGLDPAKLSKVVEEYNASCDDSTEFRVGVKDGKRTYGLQPDKTNWAQKLDTPPYVGYPVTAGLTFTYGGVKINRRGEVVDTEDNVIPGLYAAGELTGGFFYFNYPGASGLMRGAVTGRIAGTNAARRALGREPWTP